The nucleotide window CTTAGGATATTAATTCTCCGGGTAAATTGgaataaacacataggctacttttatctcgATATACCCGCCAGGATGAAAGAGAACGGCATAGTGttgaatatttaaagaaatgggtaattttttattaatttataattccaCATGTTCTAGGCACAGTCTGGAATAAACACATACTTTTTACTCGTATGTTTCTAACCTGGAATAAGCACATACGAGTATGCTAAGTTTCATCTCGATTTACCCCCGAGACTGAAAGAATGAGGCACAGTGTGGAATAAACACAAAGGATTCTTTTATCTCAATGCTTCACGAGTGAAACAGCGAGGCATAGTCTGGAATAAACACATACGTCACTATCTTGATGCTTCCACGGGGTTGAACAGCGAGACGCAGCTAGTTGTGTATAAATGTTAGTGACCTTCAATTCCAGGAAGCGCTAAAGAAGAAGCAGCAGCCGCCCGCGACGACGCCGTCGCCGGTGTCGTCGTCATTTGTGGCGACGCCCACGCCCACGCCGctggccgccgccgcgcccacGGTGCCCGCGCTGCCCGCCAGCCCGCTGCAGCTTACAGACGTGAGGCCACATTCTATATACTACCAATACTAACCGTTTATTAGGACCCATTCAGACTGAACTGAAACATCCTCGCATGCTCAAATATCGATTTGATTGCCAAATCGCCTTTGCTTCAATAACGTGATattatctcgaaaaaaaaaaaacaaaaaacagttTTACAGAAGACTAttgtataacattaaaaaaatatagccttaaGTATCTGGTTCATCTTTCTTTCAGCAAATGCTCGCCCACAGAAAATTCTGttgtaactaaaattaaaactattaagaagtattaatttaaaaatcaagtaATCTTAAATGATGTAATTAGTAACATTTTAGGCTTTAATTTATCTTGTTATGCTACCACCCACGGTCCAATAATACCCACATGCTTGCAGCGCTGACGGCAAGAATCCGGTAAAACTCATCATGTTGGTCGCCTGTGCATAATGGCTCCACTTGAAGCAaaaatcgcgaccaacacacgatgagttttgccggacgtcatgccggcagcgctgcaggcatgtgagtatATCGGACCGTGGTGTTCCTTGCGCGGGCACTCAGCGTTCATGAATCACGTTATAACGGCGTGGAACAATGCCGTTGTGTACgagatatttgttttaataaacactgtatgaTTGTACCCGACTCGTGTGCTCAAGATCTACTTATTTGTGTAGGCTCCGAACAATGAAGGAAACCGtaatttatgataatattatattgttggcGTGCATTGATATACGCGATACGGACGATACGCGGTACGTGTATTAACAATGAGAGCTCTAAATAGAAAAAAACCGAAGTACTGATAAAACCACAAGGGAATGTATCCATCAAGTGGTTTTAAAAATCATTCGTTACacctttttacttttatttaggCACAGTATCATAGATTGCGTTTGCGTCGTTGATATTCCTCGGTCTcttactaagcggtttagttcctctttgcTTATACTTACGCAATGCAAAGTTGCTCTTCCATTTTCCGTTTTCctcaccacctacaatatgggtatcgtAAAGTAAAGAGTGAATAGTCATCTTCTAGGAAAGTGCGTTCCACCGCAGGCTGCATTTTCACTTtacatcaggcgtgattgcagttAAACGCTTGCTTATATTAAgatataaagaaaacaaaagcaTTTTATATTGGAGCAAAAATCCCCcgaatagataaatataataattactacgTGACGTGATGAAAAAGTCCCTTTGaatcaaatgttttattttttttccaaaaaaccgCGATAACATAATGACTTCCCAAATTCTAATTAGAAGTAAGTTTTTTTATCGCGGTTGTGAGTTTATCATAGTTTCatgttataaaatactaaacaaTAACATGTTATTTAGTagaagtaggtaagtatagcTTGACAAATTCGCTCGctacactcccgatggtccgatGGAGGGGGGTTgtgatgccccgcgcgcacgaattcatacccgcgcagtccttcccctcccggcgcccgcatatcatgggagtgtcattaacgaacttgccaagctatagttgttGATGTTATCACATTCACTAACTGGTTTATTTTGTGAATGGTGGTAGTACTGGTAATGGATTCCAAAGGTAAGTGTACGGTGttttagtttttcaaattgAGAATATTTTAGGCACTTTTAGTACGAGAGCCGgcgtaagaaatatataccctcatctgttatttatttgggataagaaataaaccatagaaaatatttacattgacacattgcatataggttgcctagttaaattgtgaccgtatagtattaaatgattatatttttcaatttatggaCTCTAATTCCCTCattggttaaataaaaaaaagccgtacattattaaataaaatgtacccAAAAGAATTAGAAAATTAAAGGTTTACCCTGCTTTCACGCAACTGTGGGGTTATATTTCAATACCTTAATCAGTTAtctagtcgtctaatatgtcataTGAagcttattttatacttaatttaactgcattaggttgcctttgatgtagttcatggttttctagattttgtatgaaaaacgTGTTTAGCtgcaattttactaggcaatCTATTTgtaatgtgtcactgtgaatattatctatcatttatttcttatcactaatagatAACAGATGAGAATGTGTATTTCTATTGTCGTATCATAGACCATTAAGCGTTGCGTATTATGACCACTTTGTTACTGACACAGCAATCACGCGCACAGTTGTCAATGCTTTACTTTATAACCAAGACGTCCTAGGGTCGATTCCCGATTTGGGTTATGATTTGTATTTTCTACATTGGCTGCTGGTTTAGTCGGATACCgataggcttcggccgtggctaggcaAAATCGTAACgattaatgttatataatggAAGTCAGGGTTGAATAACCTTGTTTCTTGTTCTATTCTTATCTCTTTTAGACCGCTATCATCTATTTCTGAAACGAAAGTTCTCATTCTAGCTTAATTAGTGAAATCGCAAAAAACTTTTCTAAAATTTCTTCTCTTCAAAAAACTCGTGGAAGATGATTTTTTCGTATATgtattcactagctgacgccacgcggtttcacccgcctggttcccgttcgcgcgttcaaccaaacaatctaattcttcagctttataatattaagtatagatacattaaaatatttaattctactATATTTACAACTCACAAAAAgtgtgaaaatgtagcaaaaaaaaaaatttaataaaaaatattaatattatatactcaCGCAAACGAtttcgcgtgcgtccgctagtatgaaaaaaaaatgggaatGTTGTATTTGCGTATTAATAAGAACAGCTTAACAATCAAAGTAATTGTGTGCAGCTGAACAAAGGCCAATAAAAAGCGTATGCCTTTATACCGACAGCGCAGTTTTCTTCGTATTGTTAACTTTAATTCAATATTCtgtagtttgtttttaattaacgctataataataataataaacttattactaggcatacatatatacaattcaattcaattttaattattgtatttactcaaaaaaaaaaaactaattgctACTTGCCTACCTAGTAACTAATATGCATATTAATTAACCGCCTCTTTGATGCACTGGTTAGCCTATGTCCTAtggatcacgaagtcctgggtttAGAAGAAGAACAAGAAATATTTtatcgcttaaaataaataaaaaaaacattaaacattaatAAGTTTAGCTGAGTTATCATTCTAAGCTCCTCTCCTACAGGCTTGCAGGCTGATTCACTAGCTTTgtcgtatgctagttgacatatacgaaattgagattctatttaatgtcatccggtgcttactggtggatatcacacagttgGTAAATGgcattttgttaattgatttgatgtttattttaataggttggtaAAAAGGCCAAATGCCTGGTTCAAATAGGTTAATATATGAATAATATCCATAATGCAAAATGTAGATGACTAGTGCTTAGAAGTAGTGAAGgaagtctgtattttttttgtttgaaggaCTCTAAAACGAATGAGTAGACATTTTTAGGCGCTTTCTGTTTTATAGACGCCTACACACATTAGGGCAAGGAAAAGTAAaacactataagtaaaaataaaactaggtAATTATAGAGGTTTTTTACTCTTCGTTAAGTCATACACGTAACTAATTGGTTTAAAAATAACCAATTAGTTTTAATGTAAGGCCCGAAAGCGAAGTAGAAATCATACGAATTCAATAATAATGAGCGAGCGAGCAAAAAGTTAGGTGTAAACACGTCACTATTGAATGTGCTGTTGTATATCTAGATTATTTTAACTTAGCGCGTCAACACATTTAGTCCCATTCGCACGagtgcttttttaacgtccgttaaaaagcgttcaaatagaacaaGTACATTCCCAATATGTTCAAacgtcagcgttttaaaacgcgacgctttcatttatttatttaagttacatttccattataatatttaacacatgtcatatataaaatgtcataattattacaaatggaaccctgtgagggtgttgtaactacaaagcaaaacttaacttaacataagataagataagtagagaggcggatttattgtttttcggtcaaaaagtcattaattttataatatactttttcaagcaaaacattttttaatgttaataaaaactaattaatgttTTCCTTTTCCTTAATGTTTTGCGCTtttttttcgagctgtgttgTATTTTGAAtgttgggcgttggaaatagaccttcatttcactttatattatatttgaaagctttttttaatgtccgttaaaaaaaacgctcttgcgaatgggggcttacaAATGTAGTCTAAGAATGAGCGtaatgtgacgtcacatttGCTCTTCATAGACACCAGACCCCACACAAGCGCAGTGGATACAtgtgatgacgtcacgttaCATCGATAAATTAGCATACATATATCTAAATCGCAAGGTCCACGTTTGACGAGAGAGCCAAATGCATCGCCTTTAATACTTACATAACATGTGACCTTGTCACAAGTTGAATATTCTGTGTGCAATGTATTCAACGTCTATTAATTAGTAGTGCCGTGCCCATACGTACCTACTCCGTACTATTCACGGTACGGCACATCACAAAGAGATGTCGGCTACAGTACGATTTATTTATAGTCCGTTCATGTAATTTATATAACGGAAGAGTTCGATATCTGTCTGTCATACGCAATTTTCTGCAATGTATTTATGACAGGCCGATCCGCTTGTGTTTTTGCTCGGGTGGTATTACCTTGtattaactatactaatattaaaaagatgacatatttgattgtttgtttgcattgaatatattttaaaactattggaacaatttgaaaaattctttcaccaatagaaagctacattatccggGAGTAacgggctatattttgtcctcgtatttccacgggaatgggaactacgcgtgtgaaactaGGAGGTTCTGGTAGTAGTTAATACAATGTAGCAGTCGCCTCGCGGTTTCGTTTGTGTATTTCCCGTTACTGTGCGAAAACGGggatcaaatatagcctatggcattCACCAATAACTTGGCTTTATAAAggtaaaagattttcaaaattggttgagGAGACCCTAGAGTTTACAcctacaaactttacttcttaataatattagtatagattacatcgaccccccaccaggtggtctgacgacatcaagcgagtcacagggatttggtggatgcaggaggctcaggatcgtgatgtttggaagtccctacaaaacgtCTATcgacatctatcggctgatataatgatgatgatgattctttaGACGTTTGGAATGGAAGCAACCTATTTTGCGAGTTGCAATGAATTTGATAGAGTAGGTATTGTTCCCATAATTAAATTTGCTATCCAAAACCGAAACAATGTTTCAATTCGAACagttcctcagattagcgctttcaaccaAACAATCAATTCCGCTTAATAATATATGAAAGCTCACTAATTGCTTTTATGGCATCAGGAAACATGTGATCATAGTACGGAACACGAATTAAGAAATAACAGCATGCACTTGATTCTTTCAATGGGTATCAATTAAAGCCATTTACGGCGGATCTGTCGGACGAACCGACTCGTTTCTTCgttacgcttgtgtgcgtgaaATGCGGAAGGGCACGTATTGGTGTAAGGGCGTTTGAATGCTACGGACATATACGTGTCACCGTACTCTGGCTATTGAAACGTGTGGATATGTGTaatccaaagattttatactatagataggtcactaccgcgtcaaaactgaggcgagaCGCCTAAGGCTGGCCGCCTTCATTTTCGTATTCGTTTTCGTTTATGCATAATTACGATTTGGAATTCTGtgttaccactagaaagccgtGTTAGTTTTGAGTGtcctaggctatattttatccccatattctcacgagaacgaaatttacgcgggtgaatccgccgGGCGTCGGATAGATGTTTTTATAGGTATGTTAGCTGGTTTCAAGAAAATCCTTTTAAAGATCATGAAGAAGggctcatcatcattatcaactcatatttggctcactgctgagcacgggcctcctctcagaatctcTCTCCGACTCgtggtctcctctcagaagaaggaatgaaagttttatatttaaagttcttcactttaaaagaaaactactactataaaaatgttttgtgtTTCCAGAATTCTCAAAATAACACggcatgaaaaataaaatataaccggATTTTATCCGGACGTAGTCGCTGGCGTTTGCGAGTTAACTTAATAAACGTGACGTAGATATCCACCTACTCGGATATTTTTCATACGGAAGAGTTACTGCATAGAGGAAGCGATTATTATCCGATAACGATACTGGCACGACGtaactgtatatttttttcttattaaaaaaaaaaagaaacaaacgtCAAACAGACAATCCGTGTGCCACGAAAATcacaaaagttatatttttagaattgtttaaatcggtgaattatttatttatttttttaatattgtgttgTACAAGAtgtaacttttaatattataatacgttTGCAgtatacaaaaaatgtcgcaaaatatattttcatttttttaaacaagcaCTTGTCATTCACTTACCGAATAACTGTCgaaatgtttaattatataacaagttagaaataaatcaataatgGAAAATGACCCCAACAAAAAAGAGTCTAAAGGGAAGCGATTGTGGAAGAGGGCCCTCAGGCGTCGGAACAGTAAATCTAACAGCAACAGTCAGAACTCCTCGCTCGACCAGAGTGCCGGTGTATCGAGGTCGAAGAGTGTGGAAAATAATCTTCAGTCAGTTCAGATAAACGATACCACACCGCTGCTGGAAGGTATCCACGAGCAATCCGAGCCCAAGCTCACAATAGTTGAGAAGACATCGAAGAAACTATCCGCCCAGGACCGCCCTTCTGAGTTGAAATTGAAGAAATCAGTCGGAATTAACGAGGAAAACAACACGATTATCCAGGAAGAGCCACAAGCCAATTCCAGAGATGCTAGCAACACTTTCTCTAAACCGAAGAGCTTGGAGGCAGAGGGTAGCAAAAAAAGTCTAAAACGGGTCGGTCACTTTAGATTTCACAATGTGTTTATAAGTACTTGTAGGAGACGTTGACGACTTTGTTAGCCCccttattcttggtatttacaaaaacatactttcataaaaattttcctatataatttattcaagtGCTAAAAAGTAAAATCCAActggtagatccagagataagcGCGCTTAAACAACTAAACAAACGAACTATTCTgccttataaaatattagtattagtatagaattgtactgtatattttatagtattgttGATATTGAACTCACTTTCTTCATACGCGTTACTATGCGGATGTTATGCTATTCTGCATGAAGAAATTTCAAATCCAAGCGACAACGTTATTTAGACCTGACGAAAAAAATCTTTACGTTTCACAGTATTCTCAGAAATCGTAGCAACTTGGAGAGATGTTCACATTACGGTTTCGATTCGATTTTCGAAAGGTTATCTTCAGCAGCAGATGTATGATGTGATAGGTAGCAACGACAGTGATTGTACAATCATTTTGCcggcaggtcccaggacttgtgaccttgggtgtaggtttaagggatccctttagaatgcatctaCACACACTAATACCACGTGTGTTCAAGAAACTCGTAACAAATGTTGatgttaatgatgttgatgtTCAATTGCGAAGTTGTCGCTGGGATtcttgtgtttttattaaaatattgatttatttatcagTTGTTCAAGATTGTTAATGTGTTGTGaattatatcattataaaatgtaattacaatTATGTGAGAAAGTTTGAGTGTATTTTGTAGTAATTTATATACTCAAGGCGAAGCCacatttcaataatattaaacgCGGAAAAGGTGATTTATTTGGCAGATTTTGCGTTATTAAAAGGCGTACGGTTGCTGTGTCAGGAAACAAAGTAGCATATAGTAGCTTTATCTTTAATTATGTCATCACAGGGTTAAAAACGTCACTACAGACTTTTCTATTCTCTATTCACTACTCATCAATTATCATTAATTGTAATTACCGTTGCGAGTCTACAGGAGCCAAATAAATTAAGAATCTTAAATGAGTGTTGTATGTAAACTGCTTTGTTCGAATTACGAAGTCGTGTTTCTCTGGGATCTGGtggaaagaaaatctcagtaaaattttcatttgcGAAGtaagttgttgttgtttatcTGCCGTGCCTCAGAGAGTACGTTAAATTAGGTCctgcagactaattcactaactttgacatgtAAGAAATTGAGAtgctatgtaacaaatgtcatctgatgCCTACTGACACAGGTCATTGGTCAGATTTGAtggttattttaataggttgttaataaagaacaaattagtgaataggccagcttgCCATAaacattaatatctgataatcATAGTTACTTGATTAAACATCATGGAGGCCGTCAACCATTGGTGCAACATGGTGGTTCTATAACTATATTCCCTTTAAAGAGGTAGGCCTGATCCTGTAGTAGCCgataaaatgggctgataatgatgacgtaaGTTTAAATTTGAGTTgagcggtgatagcccagtggatatatgacctctgcctccgattccggagggtgtgggttcgaatctggggcatacacctccaactttcagttgtgtgtattttaagaaattaaaatattacgtgtctcaaacggtgaaggaaaatttcGTGAGGAGActttcataccagagaattttcttaatcctcgggcgtgtgtgaagtctgccaatccgcatttggtcagcgtggtggactattggcctaacccttctcactctgagaggagactcgagctgtgcagtgagccgaataagggttgataccGAAGCTTAAATGTTACGTAAAATGTTTCCAGAAGCTGGAAGAGGAGAGCGGGGCCGGCACGAGCGGCGCCAGCACGGGTGCCTCGGACACCGACGCCGACGACAAGGACCCCAGCAAGGACAAGAAGAAAAAGAACAGATGCGCCGTTTGCCGCAAGAAGGTTGGACTCACAGGTAATTGAAGTCttctttttgaagtctgtttacATTGGCGAatctaggattatttcttaGGGTGCGCCTGGCCCTGGACattaagtctattattagtatcatactCAGTGGCGTACATTTCAGATGTTAAATTGCACTGCATACCCTGGAGAGTAATTAGTCTTAACTTGACTCTTGTGATGAGAGCAATGACAAATTCGTATGGAAGAAGGAATGATcaattttgttcaatttgtatgtacagtgcataccctagttgtgCACCCCACTGATCATACTAGAATTCCATATAGGTTGCCCAGAATGCTAAGGTGGGCACAGCTACATTCGAGGGTGGGCACGGATGGATGCTGTGGTGTTTAGCTTTGGATGTAGTGGTAAGGTGTACAGATAAGAGTTTGGCAGTAGACAGGTGACAGGCAGTGCTttggtgtgtaaaactgaaggaattttctcctacagaccttcagttttaactacaatttatttttttttgattagaTTGTCAGTTCAACTGTGCCCTGTGCTGTTCTGAGTTTTGTCTACTGCTTTTCACTTctagttttaactgaacagtttgaCTGTTCAGTTTGGAGGTTTGGAGACCGTAAAAAGAAAATCCTTTAGTTTATACACACGCTTATGTCATCTTATTAATACAATGTCAGCACGAAACGATCACctaagtcgaggtccgagtctcacaggAGATGCCTTAAAAGAGTTGTTCCCCCTTGAATCATATCCTTCATAATCAAACTCCCCTCTCTCATGTCTTCTGGGCATAACTTAACCCCCGGTGCTTTGGTTCCTACAGAAAATGaacaatcaaaacaaaataataattataatcgttATCAAATTCTCGGCATTTGATACCTACGCCATGTTTGTGCAAACATGACTTGTTCAACGTAAGTTGAGTCTTGAAAGACCTTTGAGATAGCTCAGCCGCTAGTTGTATTCTTACTAGTATACCCAAGATACCCAATCCGACGCGCCCCGCTTCAGTGCTAACACCGTGCGCCCACGTGCGTCGTACCCACGCGTCTCGCGCCCATTGCGgactacatagtataaatacATATGTCTGGGCCtagatagtaaataaataataaatacatacatctAGGTCTAGAAGGTctattttgaagaaaataacCTCCCAaataatcgctaaaattttctgacaatttcattaagccaaagtaataaaaattgcttataaagtctgtagttttttttccatctctaaaagcgaaaaaagaaaataactatttattctccctataatttaatctaccgaATGCAAGCGGCCCATGACGCTCGAGCATATGTAGCATCCCGGGCTCGCCTACTATTAAGTTTTTAGTCTTTATAAAGTATGTAGTTACAATTtgcattttttcgttttttataaaaaagcgtGTTCTCCACAGGGTTTGAATGCCGTTGCGGGGGCCTGTTCTGCGCGGTGCACCGGTACAGCGACAAGCACGAGTGCTCGTTCGACTACCGGGAGCTCGGCGCGCAGGAGATCCGCCGCAACAACCCTGTCGTCGTCTCCCAGAAGATACCCAAGATATGAGCCGGCGCGCCCCGAGCGCCGCCGCCCACGCGCCCGTCAGCGCTAACCACGCCCACGCGTCTCGCGCCCACGTGCGCCGCGCCCACGCGTCTCGCGCCCATGCGTCTCGCGACCACGCGCCGCGTGCGCGCGCCCTGCGTGACGGTAAACCGTGTGTGCTCTAAAGTGTTGAAAATTGTATCGTAAAAGTTACTCGGAACTATACCTCAActgactataaaatatataaatcaagataattattatataatgtgaTAGCAAGCATGTGTACTCCtctaaaactgttttttttatatatattgtttttatgtattaaaaaacttttgtttGACTAAGTTTAGATTAAACCGGTCATGCAGGTAATTTGATGTATAtctaaatttatatgtatatcttaGACCTATCTtagacctaacctaacctaacctaacctaacatatTTTCACATAGTGTTTGTGTTATGTATGTGTTTGAACACAATGTCTTTTTAATTCACTTTTGCTTCATAGCTATTTTACAACTTGGTCCTCAAAATTGATTTGTATCATCTGTTGTCAAACGTGAGCCTATTTACCAAAACTAAGTACATGAAACTACTTACCCTTTGTTGGattgtattgagatatattagtAGCTCTTTAAAAAACTTCTACTGCTCACAATGCTTTATAATTTGGTTCCGGGTTTGATTTCCAGCTCAGTTCTTATTAAGTTTTATGATATCCAATTTGGCTCAGGTTGGCTGAATTACTACTCCACTGGTTTTACCATTATGATGTGTAAAAGCCAATTGAGATAAGGGATgaaaacactataatatatcttaaaatttattgttgttGGGTTTTTGCATAGTTAGCTACCTAGCTAATAATACCTACCAGTAATAACGCCAAGGTATCCTATTACTTGTATTATTGACTtgagaaattattaatatttctgaATTTACTGGTACTCAAATATGTATTTCCCAAGTTAATGGCACTGGTAACTGATAGAGACACTATATCAACGACCTACATCATTGTCTCTGATCACTCGATGATCACTGTCATTCCCACGGCTCACGGAAATGACAGAAGATTATATGAAAACTTGTCAAAACTTGTGAGCCGTTTTTATGAAAAGTAAATGCAGTCTATACagtctataaaaaaattaattcatttatttcaattaggctcagtttacaagcactattgaaaggtcaggtttatgtcataattaaatttaatctaatgatggtaataatagtcgaaaacttaaaattaatgttacgagggttccaaactcgccttgatccgagaagagcccacaacaaactcggcCAAGTCTATGTCTCTGCACtatatgatttttgtttttagaaaTGCACTATGTGTCTGCAAAGTATTTTGCCACAATTAAGCCTCTATGAGGAGTGTATGTGCTTGCTATCGAATTGCTTCTGATCGGAGCAATTTCTATATGTCAAAAGacaattatttcttttaattgtaTAGCTGATTGTATTTTCGGTTGTTTTTTTGAATTCTTACTTCTTAACATAAGCGACTTAGCGCTGGCGGCCTCTtacctatattaatttacaCTGAATAAACATTAGATGGTGTCTGTGTCTCTGTTATTGcgttttgtataaatatatttcacaTCTGGTCGAAAAAATTCGACTATCTTCCTTTTGACTACGACGAGATGCAGACTCGATCTATATTACGTTTAGATTAATTTGTGGCGAGAGTTTTGCTTTTAGAGATTGGGCATTTTGTTGTGCCACAGCGATGGCTGGCTGAGTTCGCAGTTGTAGTGGGGGAGCCAGGGATGCTAAATTttcagttactcgagcgtcattgggGACCGATTTGCACTTGGTGGATtgaattataggaagaataaacgGTTATTaccttttttcgcttttagcggaggaaacaaaaaactacagactCTAAAAGAGATTTtaattactttggcttactgaaattgtcagaaaattttagcgatta belongs to Bicyclus anynana chromosome 10, ilBicAnyn1.1, whole genome shotgun sequence and includes:
- the LOC112049870 gene encoding AN1-type zinc finger protein 6 — encoded protein: MERESNPMEALCRSGCGFYGNPSTDGLCSVCFKEALKKKQQPPATTPSPVSSSFVATPTPTPLAAAAPTVPALPASPLQLTDKLEEESGAGTSGASTGASDTDADDKDPSKDKKKKNRCAVCRKKVGLTGFECRCGGLFCAVHRYSDKHECSFDYRELGAQEIRRNNPVVVSQKIPKI